A part of Spiribacter vilamensis genomic DNA contains:
- the glmM gene encoding phosphoglucosamine mutase — MSRKYFGTDGIRGRVGEPPITADFMLKLGWAAGRVLSERKGSGEVLIGKDTRLSNYMFESALESGLSAAGIDIRLLGPMPTPGIAYLTRTLGASAGIVISASHNSHHDNGIKFFSGDGFKLDDEAELAIEAYVDRPLETVDSAALGKATRLMDAPGRYIEFCKASLPAGLDLRGFKLVVDCANGAGYQVAPAVFEELGATVIKRGVHPDGLNINVDCGSTRPGGLQQAVIEHQADAGIALDGDGDRVIMVDHRGEVLDGDQLLWIIARSRSAQGTLAGPVVGTQMSNLGLEQALQTLGVAFHRARVGDRYVLEMLLAEKGTVGGESSGHIVCLDRTTTGDGTVSALQVLGAAIHAGRPLADLAAGMTRMPQHMINVPIARNSRPMRDSRITAAVEALEAELGEHGRVLLRPSGTEPLLRVMVEGDDADQVQSRAKALAEEVEAICGVPLRADAGAN; from the coding sequence ATGTCGCGGAAATACTTCGGGACCGACGGGATTCGCGGACGGGTCGGCGAGCCACCGATCACCGCGGATTTCATGCTCAAGCTCGGCTGGGCGGCCGGCCGGGTGCTCAGTGAGCGCAAGGGGTCCGGCGAGGTGTTGATTGGCAAAGACACACGGCTGTCGAATTACATGTTCGAGTCCGCGCTCGAGTCGGGACTCTCCGCGGCGGGCATCGACATCCGTCTGCTCGGGCCCATGCCGACGCCCGGTATCGCCTATCTGACCCGAACACTGGGCGCCAGTGCCGGCATCGTCATCAGTGCCTCTCACAACAGCCATCACGATAACGGGATCAAGTTCTTCTCCGGTGACGGGTTCAAGCTCGATGACGAGGCCGAACTGGCGATCGAGGCATACGTCGACCGCCCTCTGGAGACCGTTGATTCCGCCGCGCTCGGCAAGGCAACCCGACTCATGGACGCGCCGGGGCGTTATATCGAATTCTGCAAGGCGTCCCTGCCGGCAGGGCTCGATCTCCGCGGCTTCAAACTCGTGGTGGACTGCGCCAATGGTGCCGGTTACCAGGTGGCGCCCGCCGTGTTCGAAGAACTCGGAGCGACGGTCATCAAACGGGGGGTCCACCCCGACGGTCTGAATATCAATGTCGACTGTGGATCGACCCGACCCGGCGGCCTCCAGCAGGCGGTCATCGAGCATCAGGCGGATGCGGGGATCGCGCTGGATGGTGATGGCGACCGCGTCATCATGGTTGATCACCGCGGCGAGGTGCTCGACGGGGACCAGTTGCTGTGGATCATTGCCCGCAGCCGCTCGGCACAGGGTACGCTCGCGGGGCCCGTGGTCGGGACGCAGATGAGTAACCTCGGGCTCGAGCAGGCGCTGCAGACGCTGGGCGTGGCGTTCCACCGCGCCCGGGTCGGTGATCGATATGTCCTGGAGATGCTCCTCGCCGAAAAGGGAACGGTCGGGGGTGAGTCGTCCGGTCATATCGTCTGTCTCGATCGAACGACCACCGGTGACGGGACGGTGTCGGCGCTCCAGGTGCTGGGCGCCGCGATCCACGCCGGCCGGCCGCTTGCCGATCTGGCGGCGGGCATGACCCGGATGCCGCAGCACATGATCAATGTCCCCATCGCTCGCAACAGTCGGCCCATGCGTGACAGCCGGATCACGGCGGCGGTCGAGGCGCTCGAGGCGGAACTTGGCGAGCATGGGCGCGTGCTGCTCCGACCCTCGGGGACAGAGCCGCTGCTGCGCGTCATGGTCGAGGGCGACGATGCCGATCAGGTTCAGTCCCGGGCAAAAGCGCTTGCCGAGGAGGTTGAAGCGATTTGCGGGGTACCTCTCCGCGCGGATGCCGGGGCGAATTGA
- the carB gene encoding carbamoyl-phosphate synthase large subunit: MPKRTDIESILIIGAGPIVIGQACEFDYSGAQACKALREEGYRVILVNSNPATIMTDPEMADAVYIEPIQPQVVASIIRREQPDAVLPTMGGQTALNCALELDRRGVLEEYGVEMIGATKSAIDMAEDREAFRKAMARIDLETPAARIAHNMEEAAQAQQEVGFPTIIRPSFTLGGSGGGIAYNADEFAEICERGLDLSPTNELLIEESVLGWKEFEMEVVRDHSDNAIIICAIENLDPMGVHTGDSITVAPAQTLTDKEYQIMRDASLAVLREIGVETGGSNVQFAVNPEDGRLVVIEMNPRVSRSSALASKATGFPIAKVAAKLAVGYSLDELRNEITGGRTPASFEPSIDYVVTKIPRFTFEKFMRTKPVLTTQMKSVGEVMAMGRNFQESLQKALRGLENGLEGLDPRVVPGAEALERVTHEVRQPGPERLLWVADGFRAGLDLEQLFDHTWIDPWFLAQIGELVELEGQLAGVEPGTIDADAMRRLKRRGFSDARLARLLGVGEAVVREHRHGLGVRPVYKRVDSCAAEFATATAYLYSSYDEENEADPSDREKIMILGGGPNRIGQGIEFDYCCVHAALALREDGYETIMVNCNPETVSTDYDTSDRLYFEPLTLEDVLEIVETEQPAGIVIQYGGQTPLKLARDLEACGAPIIGTTPNSIDLAEDRERFQGVINDAGLQQPPNRTASSADEAFRLAGEIGYPLVVRPSYVLGGRAMEIVYQESELAQYMNEAVRVSNESPVLLDRFLDDAIEVDVDAICDGEDVLIGGVMEHIEQAGVHSGDSACSLPPYSLAPQIVDRLREQMREMALRLNVVGLMNAQFAIKGDEIYILEVNPRASRTVPFVSKATGLPLAKIAARCMTGRTLVDQGCTRERVPPIYSVKEAVFPFIKFPGVDPILGPEMKSTGEVMGIGPVFGEAYAKSQLAAGVDLPRSGRVFISVRDADKPAIAPIARDLVRKGFQLVATRGTAEVLDEAGIECERINKVAEGRPHIVDAIKNGGIQLIINTTEGRQAIADSFSIRREALQHKVCYTTTIAGARATGQALGYLESDDVRSLQDLHKEART; the protein is encoded by the coding sequence ATGCCCAAGCGTACCGACATTGAAAGCATCCTGATTATCGGTGCCGGGCCGATCGTGATCGGCCAGGCCTGCGAATTCGACTACTCCGGTGCCCAGGCCTGCAAGGCCCTGCGCGAGGAGGGGTATCGCGTCATCCTGGTCAACTCCAATCCGGCCACCATCATGACCGATCCGGAGATGGCGGATGCGGTCTATATCGAGCCCATTCAGCCGCAGGTAGTCGCGAGCATCATCCGGCGCGAGCAGCCCGATGCCGTCCTGCCAACCATGGGCGGCCAGACGGCGCTCAACTGTGCGCTCGAGCTCGACCGGCGGGGCGTGCTGGAGGAGTATGGCGTCGAGATGATCGGTGCCACCAAGTCGGCAATCGACATGGCGGAGGATCGCGAGGCCTTCCGCAAGGCCATGGCCCGCATTGATCTGGAGACGCCGGCGGCGCGCATTGCGCACAACATGGAAGAGGCCGCTCAGGCGCAGCAGGAAGTCGGCTTTCCGACCATTATCCGCCCCTCGTTCACCCTGGGGGGCAGCGGCGGCGGGATTGCCTACAACGCCGACGAGTTCGCGGAAATCTGTGAGCGGGGACTCGATCTCTCGCCGACCAACGAGCTGCTGATCGAAGAGTCGGTCCTCGGCTGGAAGGAATTCGAGATGGAGGTGGTGCGCGATCACAGCGACAACGCCATCATCATCTGCGCGATCGAGAACCTCGATCCGATGGGGGTCCACACCGGCGACTCCATCACCGTGGCACCGGCCCAGACGCTCACGGACAAGGAATACCAGATCATGCGCGATGCCTCGCTGGCGGTGCTGCGCGAGATCGGTGTCGAGACCGGGGGCTCCAATGTCCAGTTCGCCGTCAATCCCGAGGACGGCCGCCTGGTGGTGATCGAGATGAATCCGCGGGTATCGCGCTCCTCCGCGCTCGCCTCGAAGGCGACCGGTTTTCCGATCGCCAAGGTGGCGGCCAAACTCGCGGTCGGCTATTCCCTCGATGAACTGCGCAACGAGATTACCGGCGGTCGCACGCCGGCCTCGTTCGAGCCCAGCATCGATTACGTGGTCACCAAGATCCCGCGGTTCACGTTCGAGAAATTCATGCGGACCAAGCCCGTACTGACCACGCAGATGAAGTCGGTGGGCGAGGTCATGGCGATGGGGCGGAATTTCCAGGAATCGCTCCAGAAGGCGCTGCGGGGCCTCGAGAATGGTCTCGAGGGTCTCGATCCGCGCGTCGTGCCGGGTGCCGAGGCACTTGAGCGAGTGACTCACGAGGTCCGCCAGCCAGGGCCCGAGCGACTGCTCTGGGTGGCGGACGGCTTCCGGGCCGGGCTCGATCTCGAGCAGTTATTCGACCATACGTGGATCGATCCGTGGTTCCTCGCCCAGATCGGTGAACTGGTCGAGCTCGAGGGCCAGCTCGCCGGCGTCGAGCCCGGCACGATTGACGCGGATGCGATGCGGCGGCTCAAGCGCCGTGGCTTTTCCGACGCCCGGCTTGCGCGTCTGCTCGGGGTCGGCGAGGCGGTCGTACGTGAGCATCGCCACGGCCTCGGCGTGCGGCCGGTCTACAAGCGGGTCGACTCGTGTGCGGCGGAGTTCGCGACCGCTACCGCCTACCTGTACTCGAGCTACGACGAGGAAAACGAGGCCGACCCGAGTGATCGCGAGAAGATCATGATCCTGGGCGGCGGGCCCAACCGGATCGGGCAGGGCATCGAGTTCGATTACTGCTGCGTCCATGCCGCCCTCGCGCTGCGCGAAGATGGCTACGAAACCATCATGGTCAACTGCAACCCGGAGACGGTTTCCACCGACTACGACACCTCCGACCGGTTGTATTTCGAGCCGCTGACGCTGGAGGACGTGCTCGAAATCGTCGAGACCGAACAGCCGGCGGGTATCGTTATCCAGTACGGCGGCCAGACGCCGCTCAAGCTGGCCCGTGACCTGGAGGCCTGCGGTGCGCCGATCATCGGCACAACGCCGAACTCCATCGATCTGGCCGAAGACCGCGAGCGCTTCCAGGGCGTGATTAACGACGCCGGCCTCCAGCAGCCGCCGAACCGCACGGCGAGCAGCGCCGACGAGGCCTTCCGGCTTGCCGGCGAGATCGGTTATCCACTGGTGGTGCGGCCTTCCTACGTGCTCGGCGGCCGGGCAATGGAGATCGTCTACCAGGAGTCCGAACTGGCGCAGTACATGAACGAGGCGGTTCGAGTCTCCAACGAGTCGCCCGTCCTGCTCGACCGTTTCCTCGACGACGCGATCGAGGTCGATGTCGATGCGATCTGCGACGGTGAAGACGTCCTGATTGGCGGCGTCATGGAGCATATCGAACAGGCCGGTGTGCATTCCGGCGATTCCGCCTGCTCACTGCCGCCCTACAGCCTCGCACCGCAGATCGTCGACCGCCTGCGCGAGCAAATGCGGGAGATGGCGCTGCGCCTTAACGTCGTGGGGCTCATGAATGCCCAGTTCGCGATCAAGGGCGACGAGATCTACATCCTCGAGGTTAACCCGCGCGCATCACGGACGGTACCGTTCGTCTCCAAGGCGACGGGACTGCCACTGGCGAAGATCGCGGCCCGCTGCATGACGGGCCGAACACTGGTCGACCAGGGCTGTACCCGCGAGCGGGTGCCGCCGATCTATTCGGTCAAAGAGGCCGTCTTCCCGTTCATCAAGTTCCCCGGGGTGGATCCCATCCTCGGCCCGGAGATGAAGTCCACGGGCGAGGTAATGGGCATCGGTCCGGTGTTCGGCGAGGCCTACGCCAAGTCCCAGCTCGCCGCCGGCGTCGACCTGCCCCGCAGCGGTCGGGTGTTCATCAGTGTGCGTGATGCCGACAAGCCGGCCATCGCGCCCATCGCCCGCGACCTGGTGCGCAAGGGATTCCAGCTGGTAGCGACCCGGGGCACGGCCGAGGTGCTCGACGAGGCCGGTATCGAATGCGAACGCATCAACAAGGTCGCTGAAGGCCGCCCGCACATCGTCGATGCAATCAAGAATGGCGGCATCCAGTTGATCATCAACACTACCGAGGGCCGTCAGGCGATCGCCGATTCATTCTCCATTCGTCGCGAGGCCCTTCAGCACAAGGTCTGCTATACCACGACGATCGCCGGTGCGCGGGCGACCGGCCAGGCCCTCGGCTATCTCGAATCCGATGACGTGCGTTCACTCCAGGATCTGCACAAGGAGGCCAGAACATGA
- the rlmE gene encoding 23S rRNA (uridine(2552)-2'-O)-methyltransferase RlmE: MARSGGSRRWLDEHFNDPYVREAQRRGLRSRAAFKLEEIDRRDRLLAPGQCVVDLGASPGGWSEYAMHRVGQSGRVVAIDLLEMTPPPGVSFVQGDFGADEGLAALDEALSNCPVDLVLSDMAPNFSGHKAIDQPRAMRLAELALDFCEDRLKPGGGLLVKVLQGQGFDDLLAAMRQRFDRVQSRKPPASRGRSREVYLLARGFRAV; this comes from the coding sequence ATGGCGCGTAGCGGCGGCAGCCGGCGCTGGCTGGATGAGCATTTCAACGACCCCTACGTCCGCGAGGCGCAACGGCGGGGGTTACGCTCCCGGGCGGCGTTCAAGCTCGAGGAGATCGACCGGCGCGACCGCTTGCTCGCGCCGGGGCAGTGTGTGGTGGATCTGGGTGCGTCGCCGGGCGGCTGGAGCGAGTACGCCATGCATCGGGTCGGGCAATCGGGCCGGGTGGTCGCCATCGACCTGCTGGAGATGACACCGCCGCCGGGCGTGAGCTTTGTCCAGGGCGACTTCGGCGCCGACGAAGGCCTGGCTGCGCTGGACGAAGCACTCTCGAATTGCCCCGTCGACCTTGTACTTTCCGATATGGCCCCCAACTTCTCCGGTCATAAGGCGATTGATCAGCCCAGGGCCATGCGCCTGGCGGAGCTGGCGCTGGATTTCTGTGAGGATCGTCTGAAACCTGGTGGTGGGCTGCTGGTCAAAGTATTGCAAGGGCAGGGGTTTGACGACTTGCTCGCGGCGATGCGCCAACGCTTCGACCGGGTACAAAGCCGCAAACCCCCCGCCTCGCGCGGCCGGAGCCGGGAAGTCTACCTGCTGGCCCGAGGCTTTCGGGCGGTGTAG
- the tpiA gene encoding triose-phosphate isomerase, which translates to MRTPLIAGNWKMNGLSADARALAQAVDNGMEPAQGVETVVCPPFVHMAAVRSVLGDRVALGAQNCADAPEGARTGEVSASMLADLGASYVILGHSERRQYYGEDEALIAARYSQALAHGLRPILCVGETLSEREADRTEAVVANQLHGFIERLDPGTGLGNGVIAYEPVWAIGTGHTATAQQAQAMHAFIRETLASHDAALAARMQLLYGGSMKAANAAELLAEPDIDGGLIGGASLKPDDFVAICATAARG; encoded by the coding sequence ATGCGGACACCGCTGATCGCCGGAAACTGGAAAATGAACGGCCTGAGTGCCGATGCCCGCGCACTGGCGCAAGCCGTCGATAATGGCATGGAGCCGGCGCAGGGTGTCGAGACGGTCGTGTGTCCGCCGTTTGTTCACATGGCGGCGGTCCGCTCCGTACTTGGCGATCGGGTCGCGCTGGGCGCGCAGAACTGCGCGGATGCACCGGAAGGGGCGCGGACCGGCGAGGTGTCGGCGTCGATGCTTGCCGACCTGGGTGCGAGCTATGTCATCCTCGGCCACTCGGAGCGGCGCCAGTACTACGGAGAGGATGAGGCACTGATAGCGGCTCGTTACTCGCAGGCGCTGGCGCACGGGCTGCGGCCGATCCTCTGTGTTGGCGAGACGCTGTCGGAGCGGGAAGCCGACCGAACCGAGGCCGTGGTGGCGAATCAGCTCCATGGTTTCATCGAGCGGCTTGATCCCGGGACAGGGCTCGGTAACGGCGTGATCGCCTACGAGCCCGTCTGGGCGATCGGTACCGGTCATACGGCAACCGCTCAGCAGGCGCAGGCAATGCATGCGTTCATCCGCGAGACACTGGCGTCGCACGACGCGGCATTGGCGGCGCGGATGCAACTGCTCTACGGTGGCAGCATGAAGGCGGCCAACGCGGCGGAACTGCTTGCCGAGCCGGATATTGATGGCGGACTGATCGGCGGCGCGTCGCTCAAGCCGGATGATTTCGTGGCCATCTGTGCCACGGCAGCGCGGGGCTGA
- the folP gene encoding dihydropteroate synthase: MISSLDCGGRLLSLHRPRVMGVLNVTPDSFSDGGRFIGAPAAIEHARAMQAAGAGIIDIGGESTRPGSTGVSVQEELDRVIPVIEALKDRVDLPLSVDTSKPEVMRAAAAAGAGLINDVMALRRPGSLEAARDTALPVCLMHMQGTPASMQDDPVYDDVVTEVRAFLEQRLDVAQRAGIPASRLLVDPGFGFGKRDPHNAQLLAQLPVIGELGFPVLTGLSRKSLVGRVLGRALPDRLAGSIAAAALASWQGAAIVRAHDVAETVDAVNLMEYVRAQGGND; this comes from the coding sequence ATGATCTCCAGCCTTGATTGCGGGGGGCGGTTGCTGTCGCTGCACCGCCCCCGGGTAATGGGCGTACTCAATGTGACCCCCGATTCCTTTTCGGACGGGGGTCGTTTTATTGGGGCCCCGGCCGCCATTGAACACGCCCGGGCGATGCAGGCGGCCGGGGCCGGCATCATCGATATCGGTGGCGAGTCGACCCGTCCCGGTTCTACCGGGGTCTCCGTCCAGGAAGAGCTCGACCGGGTGATACCGGTTATCGAGGCGCTCAAGGATCGTGTCGATCTGCCACTTTCCGTGGATACCTCCAAGCCCGAGGTGATGCGGGCCGCAGCGGCGGCAGGCGCCGGGTTGATCAACGATGTCATGGCCCTGCGCCGCCCCGGGTCACTGGAAGCGGCGCGGGATACGGCGCTACCGGTGTGTCTGATGCACATGCAGGGCACGCCGGCCTCCATGCAGGACGATCCCGTCTACGACGACGTGGTCACCGAGGTGCGCGCGTTTCTCGAACAACGGCTTGATGTCGCTCAGAGGGCGGGTATTCCGGCCTCCAGACTGCTCGTGGACCCCGGCTTTGGCTTTGGCAAGCGGGATCCGCATAATGCGCAGCTACTGGCCCAGTTGCCGGTGATCGGCGAGCTGGGGTTCCCGGTGCTGACCGGGCTGTCGCGTAAATCCCTGGTGGGACGGGTTCTCGGGCGGGCGTTACCCGATCGGCTCGCCGGCAGCATCGCTGCAGCGGCACTGGCCAGCTGGCAGGGGGCGGCGATCGTGCGCGCTCACGATGTCGCGGAAACCGTGGACGCCGTCAATCTGATGGAATATGTCCGGGCGCAAGGGGGGAATGACTAA
- the ftsH gene encoding ATP-dependent zinc metalloprotease FtsH, with amino-acid sequence MAKNLLLWVVIAVVLMSVFSNFQNEGTTAQEVPYSQFLTEIENDRVDSVTMKGPVVRGTRTDGSNFTTYNPETDNSALVGQLMDSGVNIRAEEPEGRSMLLQILISWFPFLLLIGVWIYFMRQMQGGGGGRGAMSFGKSRAKMMSEEQVKVTFKDVAGVEEAKQDVVELVEFLSDPSKFQRLGGNIPRGVLMVGSPGTGKTLLAKAIAGEAKVPFFSISGSDFVEMFVGVGASRVRDMFEQAKKQAPCIIFIDELDAVGRQRGSGMGGGNDEREQTLNQLLVEMDGFEGNEGVIVIAATNRPDVLDQALLRPGRFDRQVVVPLPDVRGREQILNVHMAKTPLDADVNARTIARGCPGFSGADLANLVNEAALFAARRNKRAVDHKDFEDAKDKIMMGAERKSMVMSEDEKRLTAYHEAGHAIVGLKVPDHDPVHKVTIIPRGRALGVTMFLPEEDRYSYTKQRLNSSICGLFGGRIAEELIFGADHVTTGASNDIERVTDIARNMVTKWGLSSKMGPLAYSEDDNTNALGLPMGQGKISDETAHSIDEEVRRIVEENYSEATRVLKENSHTLHAMADALMKYETIDREQIDDIMNGRPPRPPKEPEGPSGTAPSGGAADSSGDETADDAAGVAKPASEH; translated from the coding sequence ATGGCTAAGAATTTGCTCCTCTGGGTGGTCATCGCCGTCGTGCTGATGTCCGTCTTCAGTAATTTCCAGAACGAGGGCACGACGGCCCAGGAAGTCCCGTACTCCCAGTTCCTGACCGAAATCGAAAACGATCGGGTCGACTCGGTAACGATGAAGGGGCCGGTGGTCCGTGGAACGCGCACCGACGGGTCCAACTTCACGACCTACAATCCGGAGACCGACAACAGCGCGCTGGTCGGCCAGCTCATGGACAGCGGAGTGAATATCCGCGCCGAAGAGCCCGAGGGTCGCAGCATGCTGTTGCAGATCCTGATTTCGTGGTTCCCCTTCCTTCTGCTGATCGGCGTGTGGATCTATTTCATGCGGCAGATGCAGGGCGGTGGCGGCGGCCGCGGCGCCATGTCGTTCGGCAAGAGCCGCGCGAAGATGATGTCCGAAGAGCAGGTCAAGGTGACGTTCAAGGACGTGGCCGGCGTCGAGGAAGCCAAGCAGGACGTGGTCGAGCTGGTGGAATTCCTCAGCGATCCGTCCAAGTTCCAGCGGCTGGGTGGCAATATTCCGCGCGGCGTGCTGATGGTGGGGTCGCCGGGTACCGGCAAGACTCTGCTCGCCAAGGCGATTGCCGGCGAGGCCAAGGTGCCGTTCTTCAGCATCTCGGGCTCCGACTTCGTCGAGATGTTCGTGGGCGTTGGTGCATCCCGCGTGCGCGACATGTTCGAGCAGGCGAAAAAGCAGGCCCCCTGCATCATCTTCATTGACGAGCTCGATGCGGTCGGTCGCCAGCGTGGCTCCGGCATGGGCGGTGGTAACGACGAGCGCGAGCAGACGCTGAACCAGCTGCTCGTCGAGATGGACGGTTTCGAGGGCAATGAAGGGGTCATCGTCATCGCGGCGACCAACCGGCCTGATGTCCTCGACCAGGCGCTGCTGCGCCCGGGCCGCTTCGACCGGCAGGTGGTCGTGCCGCTGCCGGACGTGCGGGGCCGCGAGCAGATCCTCAACGTGCACATGGCCAAGACGCCACTGGACGCGGACGTCAACGCCCGGACCATTGCCCGGGGCTGTCCCGGTTTCTCGGGTGCCGATCTGGCCAACCTGGTCAACGAGGCGGCGCTGTTCGCCGCGCGCCGTAACAAGCGCGCGGTCGATCACAAGGACTTCGAGGACGCCAAGGACAAGATCATGATGGGCGCCGAGCGCAAGTCCATGGTGATGTCCGAGGACGAGAAGCGTCTGACCGCCTATCACGAGGCGGGTCATGCCATTGTCGGCCTCAAGGTCCCCGACCACGACCCGGTGCACAAGGTGACGATCATCCCGCGCGGACGTGCCCTTGGCGTAACGATGTTCCTCCCCGAGGAAGACCGTTACAGCTACACCAAGCAGCGGTTGAACAGCTCGATCTGTGGCCTCTTCGGCGGCCGGATCGCCGAGGAGTTGATCTTCGGGGCGGATCACGTGACCACCGGCGCCTCGAACGACATCGAGCGAGTGACTGATATTGCTCGCAATATGGTCACCAAGTGGGGTCTGTCCAGCAAGATGGGGCCGCTCGCCTACAGCGAAGACGACAACACGAACGCCCTGGGGCTGCCGATGGGTCAGGGGAAGATCTCCGACGAGACGGCACATTCCATCGACGAAGAGGTTCGTCGCATCGTCGAGGAGAACTATTCCGAGGCGACGCGGGTGCTCAAGGAGAACAGTCACACGCTGCATGCGATGGCAGACGCGCTCATGAAGTACGAAACCATCGATCGCGAGCAGATCGACGACATCATGAACGGCCGTCCGCCGCGTCCGCCGAAGGAGCCGGAGGGTCCGTCGGGCACGGCGCCGAGTGGTGGAGCTGCGGATTCCAGTGGTGACGAAACCGCGGATGACGCCGCCGGGGTGGCCAAGCCCGCCAGCGAGCACTAG
- the greA gene encoding transcription elongation factor GreA encodes MSKTPLTVRGAEQLRDELNRLKTEDRPRVINAISEARAHGDLKENAEYHAAREQQGFIEGRIAEIESKLSNAQVIDVTALPANGKVVFGVTVVLADEEDGSEKTYQICGEDEADIKNGRISVQSPIARALIGKEEGDVVDVQTPGGHRGYEIVEVRYE; translated from the coding sequence ATGAGTAAAACCCCGCTCACCGTGCGCGGTGCGGAACAGCTTCGCGACGAGCTCAATCGGCTCAAGACCGAGGACCGCCCCCGGGTGATTAACGCGATCTCCGAGGCGCGCGCCCACGGCGATCTCAAGGAAAACGCGGAATACCATGCCGCCCGCGAGCAGCAGGGCTTTATCGAGGGGCGTATCGCCGAAATCGAGAGCAAACTCTCCAATGCGCAGGTGATCGACGTGACGGCGTTACCCGCGAATGGCAAGGTCGTTTTCGGTGTAACCGTCGTGCTCGCCGACGAGGAGGACGGGTCGGAGAAGACCTATCAGATCTGTGGCGAGGACGAGGCGGATATCAAGAACGGTCGGATCTCGGTCCAGTCGCCGATCGCGCGGGCGCTGATCGGCAAGGAGGAGGGCGATGTGGTCGACGTTCAGACGCCGGGAGGTCACCGGGGCTATGAAATCGTCGAGGTCCGATACGAGTAA